A stretch of Streptomyces vietnamensis DNA encodes these proteins:
- a CDS encoding NADPH-dependent F420 reductase: protein MKIAVLGTGEVGRRLATKLVSLGHEVALGSRTADNADAAKWAGEHGGTHGTFADAAGPAELVVNATGGLVSLAALQAAGADNLSGKVLIDVSNALDFSEGFPPKVGLPDGRSVAEQLQDAFPGTRVVKTLNTMTNTVMVEPGRVSGHHNVFLSGDDADAKAVVAELLASFGWAADQIIDLGELSSARATEQLLPLWLRLYGMLGTGDFNFAVVGARA, encoded by the coding sequence ATGAAGATCGCCGTACTGGGAACGGGCGAGGTCGGTCGCCGGCTCGCCACGAAGCTGGTCTCCCTCGGACACGAGGTCGCCCTGGGGTCCCGTACCGCGGACAACGCCGACGCCGCCAAGTGGGCCGGGGAGCACGGCGGGACGCACGGGACCTTCGCCGACGCGGCCGGCCCCGCCGAGCTCGTCGTCAACGCGACCGGCGGGCTCGTCTCCCTCGCCGCACTCCAGGCCGCGGGCGCCGACAACCTGAGCGGCAAGGTCCTGATCGACGTGTCCAACGCGCTGGACTTCTCGGAGGGCTTCCCGCCCAAGGTCGGCCTGCCCGACGGCAGGAGCGTCGCCGAGCAGCTCCAGGACGCCTTCCCGGGGACGCGCGTCGTCAAGACGCTCAACACCATGACCAACACCGTCATGGTCGAGCCCGGCCGGGTCTCGGGGCACCACAACGTCTTCCTGAGCGGCGACGACGCGGACGCGAAGGCCGTGGTCGCGGAGCTGCTCGCCTCCTTCGGCTGGGCGGCCGACCAGATCATCGACCTCGGCGAGCTGTCGAGCGCCCGCGCCACCGAGCAGCTGCTGCCCCTGTGGCTGCGGCTCTACGGGATGCTCGGCACCGGGGACTTCAACTTCGCCGTCGTGGGGGCCCGAGCCTGA
- a CDS encoding M28 family metallopeptidase translates to MNISVPRRATAAAALAALALAGLTGTSASASPAAAAAVTPPDISLANVKQHLADLQSIATANGGNRAHGRTGYKASIDFVKAKLDAAGYTTALQQFTYNGATGYNLIADWPGGDPNQVVMSGSHLDSVTGGPGINDNGSGSAAILETALAVSRAQLQPTKHLRFGWWGAEELGLVGSKYYVNNLPATERSKISGYLNFDMIGSPNPGYFVYDDDPTIEQTFKDYFAGLGIPTEIETEGDGRSDHAPFKNVGIPVGGLFSGADYIKTAAQAQKWGGTSGQAFDRCYHSSCDTSANINDTALDRNADAIAYAVWNLSSGTTTPPAGTVFENTADVAIPDSPGAAVTSSVTVSGITGNAPSTLKVGVDIVHTYIGDLVVDLIAPDGSVYNLSNRAGGSADNINQTYTVNASSEVANGVWKLRVQDKAGADTGYINSFKLTFP, encoded by the coding sequence ATGAACATCTCCGTGCCCAGACGCGCCACAGCGGCCGCCGCCCTCGCGGCGCTCGCGCTCGCCGGACTCACCGGCACCAGCGCCTCCGCCAGCCCGGCCGCGGCCGCCGCCGTCACGCCGCCCGACATCTCCCTCGCCAACGTCAAGCAGCACTTGGCGGACCTCCAGTCGATCGCCACCGCCAACGGCGGCAACCGCGCCCACGGCCGTACCGGCTACAAGGCCTCGATCGACTTCGTGAAGGCGAAGCTGGACGCCGCCGGCTACACCACCGCGCTCCAGCAGTTCACGTACAACGGCGCCACCGGCTACAACCTGATAGCCGACTGGCCGGGCGGCGACCCGAACCAGGTCGTCATGTCCGGCTCGCACCTCGACTCGGTCACCGGCGGCCCCGGCATCAACGACAACGGCTCCGGGTCCGCCGCGATCCTGGAGACCGCGCTCGCCGTCTCCCGCGCCCAGCTCCAGCCGACGAAGCACCTGCGCTTCGGCTGGTGGGGCGCCGAGGAGCTGGGGCTCGTCGGCTCGAAGTACTACGTCAACAACCTGCCCGCCACCGAGCGGTCAAAGATCAGCGGCTATCTGAACTTCGACATGATCGGCTCGCCGAACCCGGGCTACTTCGTCTACGACGACGACCCGACGATCGAGCAGACCTTCAAGGACTACTTCGCCGGGCTCGGCATCCCCACCGAGATCGAGACCGAGGGCGACGGCCGCTCCGACCACGCGCCCTTCAAGAACGTGGGCATCCCGGTCGGCGGGCTCTTCTCCGGCGCCGACTACATCAAGACGGCGGCGCAGGCGCAGAAGTGGGGCGGCACGTCCGGCCAGGCCTTCGACCGCTGCTACCACTCGTCCTGCGACACCTCGGCGAACATCAACGACACCGCCCTGGACCGGAACGCGGACGCCATCGCGTACGCGGTCTGGAACCTGTCGAGCGGGACGACGACCCCGCCGGCCGGCACGGTCTTCGAGAACACCGCGGACGTCGCCATCCCGGACTCCCCGGGAGCCGCGGTGACCTCCTCGGTGACCGTCTCCGGCATCACCGGCAACGCGCCCTCGACGCTGAAGGTCGGCGTGGACATCGTCCACACCTACATCGGTGACCTCGTCGTCGACCTGATCGCCCCCGACGGCTCGGTCTACAACCTGTCCAACCGGGCGGGCGGCAGCGCCGACAACATCAACCAGACCTACACCGTGAACGCCTCCTCGGAGGTCGCCAACGGCGTCTGGAAGCTCCGCGTCCAGGACAAGGCCGGCGCGGACACCGGCTACATCAACAGCTTCAAGCTGACGTTCCCGTAG
- a CDS encoding DUF6401 family natural product biosynthesis protein → MNDSPGSPLIDVVATYMPRLSEFSFEPGLVAAVDQHAAAVCDALLPAQRGPEVRTVRREDLADYVLGFTDWLTEVDWTEPVGHDFATLRLTAVCWLIREHDLLDA, encoded by the coding sequence ATGAACGATTCGCCCGGCAGCCCGTTGATCGACGTCGTCGCCACGTACATGCCCCGGCTCTCGGAGTTCTCCTTCGAGCCGGGGCTCGTGGCCGCCGTCGACCAGCACGCGGCGGCCGTGTGCGACGCACTGCTCCCGGCCCAGCGGGGCCCGGAGGTCCGGACCGTCCGCCGTGAGGACCTCGCCGACTACGTCCTCGGGTTCACCGACTGGCTGACCGAGGTCGACTGGACCGAGCCCGTCGGCCACGACTTCGCGACCCTGCGCCTGACGGCGGTCTGCTGGCTGATCCGGGAACACGACCTGCTGGACGCGTAG
- a CDS encoding DUF4291 domain-containing protein produces the protein MEEPKYRIRALHTERTITVYQAYRPEIGVPAARDGRFPAVWKRDRMTWIKPSFLWMMYRCGWGEKEGQETVLAVEITREGFEWALRNACLSHYQRGFHTDQASWKRQLRQAPARVQWDPERDLHLRPLPHRSLQLGLAGEASRRYADEWTVSITDVTALAHEVHGLVRAGDLEAAGRLLPREEPYPEPEGLLDHLRDQARAPTTAKLKSPVPSIP, from the coding sequence ATGGAAGAACCGAAGTACCGGATCCGCGCGCTGCACACCGAGCGCACGATCACCGTCTACCAGGCCTACCGGCCCGAGATCGGGGTCCCCGCCGCCCGGGACGGCCGCTTCCCGGCGGTCTGGAAGCGGGACCGGATGACGTGGATCAAGCCCTCGTTCCTGTGGATGATGTACCGCTGCGGCTGGGGGGAGAAGGAGGGCCAGGAGACCGTCCTCGCCGTGGAGATCACCCGCGAGGGCTTCGAATGGGCCCTGCGGAACGCCTGCCTCTCCCACTACCAGCGCGGTTTCCACACGGACCAGGCCTCCTGGAAGCGGCAGTTGCGGCAGGCGCCGGCCCGGGTCCAGTGGGACCCGGAGCGCGACCTCCACCTCCGGCCCCTCCCGCACCGCTCGCTCCAGCTCGGCCTGGCGGGCGAGGCGTCCCGCCGGTACGCGGACGAGTGGACGGTCTCGATCACCGACGTGACCGCGCTGGCCCACGAGGTCCACGGTCTGGTCCGGGCCGGTGATCTGGAGGCCGCCGGTCGGCTGCTCCCCCGGGAGGAGCCCTACCCGGAGCCGGAAGGCCTCCTGGACCACCTGCGGGATCAGGCTCGGGCCCCCACGACGGCGAAGTTGAAGTCCCCGGTGCCGAGCATCCCGTAG
- the rarD gene encoding EamA family transporter RarD, translated as MWGLVPLFWPLLKPAGAIEILAHRMVWSLAFVGIALLALRRWGWIPELVRSPRKLGLITFAAAVITVNWGLYIWSVNTGHVVEASLGYFINPLVTIALGVLVLKERLRPAQWAAVGVGVAAVLVLAIGYGRPPWISLTLAFSFAVYGLVKKKVNIGGLESLAAETAVQFLPALGYLVWLGTRGDLAFGHHGAGHTALLAATGIVTAAPLVCFGAAAIRVPLSTLGLLQYLAPTFQFLLGVVYFHEEMPPERWAGFSLVWLALTILTWDALRTARKSRAAVEAAAAAALLDAAPATGHSGGETETTPVSTPSAQPGH; from the coding sequence ATGTGGGGGCTGGTCCCGCTCTTCTGGCCCCTCCTCAAGCCCGCCGGCGCGATCGAGATCCTCGCCCACCGGATGGTGTGGTCCCTGGCCTTCGTCGGCATCGCGCTGCTCGCGCTGCGCCGCTGGGGCTGGATACCCGAGCTGGTGCGCAGCCCGCGCAAGCTCGGCCTGATCACCTTCGCCGCCGCCGTCATCACCGTGAACTGGGGCCTCTACATCTGGTCCGTGAACACGGGCCACGTCGTCGAGGCCTCCCTCGGCTACTTCATCAACCCGCTCGTCACCATCGCCCTCGGCGTCCTCGTCCTGAAGGAGCGGCTGCGCCCCGCGCAGTGGGCGGCGGTCGGCGTCGGCGTCGCGGCCGTGCTCGTCCTGGCGATCGGGTACGGGCGGCCGCCGTGGATCTCGCTCACCCTCGCCTTCTCCTTCGCCGTCTACGGCCTGGTGAAGAAGAAGGTCAACATCGGCGGCCTGGAGTCGCTCGCCGCCGAGACCGCCGTCCAGTTCCTGCCCGCCCTCGGCTACCTCGTCTGGCTCGGCACCCGGGGCGACCTGGCCTTCGGCCACCACGGCGCCGGGCACACGGCGCTGCTCGCCGCCACCGGCATCGTCACGGCGGCGCCCCTCGTCTGCTTCGGGGCGGCGGCGATCCGCGTACCGCTGTCGACGCTCGGACTCCTCCAGTACCTGGCGCCGACCTTCCAGTTCCTCCTCGGGGTCGTCTACTTCCACGAGGAGATGCCGCCGGAGCGCTGGGCGGGCTTCTCCCTCGTCTGGCTGGCCCTGACGATCCTCACCTGGGACGCGCTCCGGACGGCCCGGAAGAGCCGCGCGGCGGTCGAGGCGGCGGCCGCCGCTGCCCTCCTGGACGCCGCTCCCGCGACCGGACACAGCGGCGGAGAGACGGAGACCACTCCGGTTTCCACCCCGTCGGCGCAGCCGGGGCACTGA